In Synechococcales cyanobacterium T60_A2020_003, one genomic interval encodes:
- a CDS encoding helix-turn-helix domain-containing protein — MTDVSRLAQEQQERLIEIGAYLRQLREQHLLSLDDVATRTWIRVALLRAIEDGQIQRLPEPVYIRGFIKRYAEALGQDGETFADAFPIQTMRPVQSFWRLSPAIPLRPLHLYFAYVLLIMAAISGLSYAMNRSETLATRESQQAIPPVQANLPTDERSKDVVAAQSPKSSSPSTPTPISDKPVRVQITLTAQSWLRVEVDGKTDFEGMLAEGTQRTWTAEQQVVLRAGNAGGVMVAYNEGERKQLGEAGAVEEVTYSSNQSETALTTSLLQ; from the coding sequence ATGACAGACGTATCTAGACTTGCACAGGAACAACAGGAACGCCTGATTGAAATTGGAGCATACCTACGGCAGCTTCGGGAACAGCATCTCCTTTCTCTGGATGATGTGGCGACCCGAACCTGGATTCGAGTAGCTCTCCTCCGCGCCATTGAAGACGGCCAGATACAGCGACTGCCAGAACCTGTGTATATTCGGGGATTCATTAAGCGCTATGCAGAGGCCCTGGGGCAAGATGGAGAAACCTTCGCCGACGCATTCCCGATCCAAACCATGCGTCCGGTGCAGTCTTTTTGGCGTCTTTCTCCCGCGATTCCGCTCCGTCCTCTACACCTGTATTTCGCTTACGTGTTGCTCATCATGGCAGCCATTAGTGGCCTATCCTATGCGATGAATCGCTCGGAAACCCTTGCAACTCGTGAGTCCCAGCAAGCTATCCCTCCTGTGCAAGCGAATTTGCCCACGGATGAAAGATCTAAAGATGTTGTTGCGGCTCAATCCCCCAAATCCTCAAGTCCTTCTACTCCGACGCCTATTTCAGATAAGCCTGTGCGGGTTCAGATTACCTTAACGGCTCAGTCTTGGTTGCGGGTTGAAGTCGATGGCAAAACTGATTTTGAGGGGATGCTCGCTGAGGGAACCCAGCGCACCTGGACAGCAGAGCAGCAGGTAGTGCTGCGGGCGGGCAATGCTGGTGGAGTCATGGTCGCCTACAACGAGGGTGAACGGAAGCAACTTGGTGAAGCGGGTGCCGTAGAAGAGGTTACGTATTCCTCCAATCAGTCAGAAACGGCATTAACGACGTCGCTGTTGCAGTAG